A region from the Corylus avellana chromosome ca7, CavTom2PMs-1.0 genome encodes:
- the LOC132188212 gene encoding early nodulin-like protein 19 → MSSSTHLLFSLLLFSAAATLSPILATDHIVGANRGWNAGINYTLWANNHTFYVGDLISFRYQKNQYNVFEVNQTGYDNCTTEFAVGNWSSGKDFIPLNEAKRYYFICGNGQCFNGMKVSVLVHPLPPPPSASVGDVEHSPTSSAAPVAVQRRGFGVLVVSFVVICFGFGRIM, encoded by the exons ATGTCCAGCTCAACCCACCTCCTCTTTTCCCTCCTCCTCTTCTCCGCCGCCGCAACCCTTTCTCCCATCCTTGCCACCGATCACATCGTCGGTGCCAACCGCGGCTGGAACGCCGGCATCAACTACACCCTTTGGGCCAACAACCACACCTTTTATGTTGGCGACCTCATCT CATTTAGGTACCAAAAGAACCAGTACAATGTGTTTGAGGTAAACCAAACAGGGTACGACAACTGCACGACAGAATTTGCGGTCGGGAACTGGAGCAGTGGCAAAGATTTCATACCCCTGAATGAGGCGAAGAGGTATTACTTCATTTGTGGCAATGGGCAGTGCTTTAATGGGATGAAGGTCTCTGTACTTGTCCATCCTCTCCCGCCGCCCCCATCGGCTTCTGTGGGTGATGTTGAGCATTCCCCAACGAGTTCTGCTGCCCCAGTGGCTGTGCAGAGGAGAGGGTTCGGGGTTCTGGTTGTAtcttttgttgtgatttgttttgGATTTGGGCGGATCATGTAG